In Bremerella alba, one genomic interval encodes:
- a CDS encoding Glu/Leu/Phe/Val family dehydrogenase codes for MNAPTNVDLFSGAIARLDKAFQFADIDAEALERLKHPKQILQVSIPVRMDDGSLKVFTGYRVRHDDTRGPTKGGLRYSPQVDISEVKALAFWMTFKCAVMNIPYGGAKGGICVNPKELSRMELERLSRGFIEQIADFIGPEVDIPAPDMYTNAMIMGWMMDEYSKIHRRRTPGVITGKPVPLGGSQGRDDATGRGAYHCIKELEKKRDWIPKETRVAVQGFGNAGQSIARLLHADGYQVVAVSDSRGGIYKPGGFDIPSLIQIKNESRRLQAVYCTGSVCEAVEAKSITNEDLLELDVDILIPAALEDVITANNANKIQAPVIIEVANGPTTGEADEILNEKEKLIVPDILANAGGVTVSYFEWVQNQQGYYWSLDEVQQKLHAMMTQEFNHVYDWMVEKKIDMRTAAYAVALSRIGAAIASLGTVQYFSDMDS; via the coding sequence ATGAATGCCCCAACCAATGTCGATCTCTTCTCGGGCGCGATCGCTCGGCTCGACAAAGCGTTTCAATTTGCCGACATCGATGCCGAAGCACTCGAACGCCTGAAGCACCCCAAGCAGATTCTGCAAGTCTCGATACCGGTCCGGATGGACGATGGCTCGCTGAAAGTATTCACCGGCTACCGTGTTCGCCACGATGACACGCGTGGGCCAACCAAGGGTGGCCTGCGGTACTCGCCGCAGGTAGACATCTCGGAAGTCAAAGCCTTAGCGTTCTGGATGACCTTCAAGTGCGCCGTCATGAACATTCCCTACGGTGGCGCTAAGGGTGGCATCTGCGTGAACCCGAAAGAGCTTTCGCGGATGGAACTCGAACGGCTCTCACGCGGTTTCATCGAACAGATCGCCGACTTCATCGGTCCGGAAGTCGATATCCCAGCCCCCGACATGTACACCAATGCCATGATCATGGGCTGGATGATGGATGAGTACTCGAAGATCCATCGCCGCCGCACACCCGGCGTAATCACCGGCAAACCAGTTCCCCTGGGAGGCAGCCAAGGACGCGATGACGCCACCGGACGCGGCGCCTATCACTGCATCAAAGAGCTGGAAAAGAAACGCGACTGGATCCCCAAAGAGACTCGCGTAGCCGTGCAAGGTTTTGGCAACGCCGGTCAAAGCATTGCCCGCCTGCTGCATGCCGATGGCTATCAAGTGGTTGCCGTCAGTGATTCGCGTGGTGGAATCTACAAGCCAGGCGGGTTCGACATTCCCAGCTTGATTCAAATTAAGAACGAATCGCGACGTCTGCAGGCCGTTTACTGTACCGGTTCGGTGTGTGAAGCCGTCGAGGCGAAGTCGATCACCAACGAAGATCTGTTGGAATTAGACGTCGACATTCTCATTCCGGCCGCCTTAGAAGACGTGATTACGGCGAACAACGCTAATAAAATCCAAGCCCCGGTCATCATCGAAGTGGCCAATGGTCCCACGACCGGTGAAGCGGACGAGATCCTCAACGAAAAAGAAAAACTAATTGTCCCGGACATCTTAGCCAATGCCGGCGGCGTGACAGTCAGCTACTTCGAATGGGTGCAAAACCAACAAGGCTATTATTGGAGCCTGGACGAAGTGCAGCAAAAGCTTCACGCGATGATGACCCAGGAATTCAACCACGTGTACGACTGGATGGTCGAGAAGAAGATCGACATGCGCACGGCCGCCTATGCGGTCGCACTTTCGAGAATCGGCGCCGCGATCGCTTCGCTAGGGACCGTTCAGTACTTCTCGGACATGGATTCGTAA
- the rdgB gene encoding RdgB/HAM1 family non-canonical purine NTP pyrophosphatase has protein sequence MPTPLSECHELIVATSNPHKVRELTYLLQPLGLPVYPLPADIDLEPVKEDGNTLAENARKKACGYARQLQRWVIADDTGLQVDALAGKPGVRSARYAGDDAIMAMNLALLIEHMLDVPEEERSARFVCHLCVAAPDGGVALEAYGECHGKIGRQPIGEFGFGYDSVFLVQDGQQTLAELDQQRTAQLGHRGHAARSLIAAWPRG, from the coding sequence ATGCCCACCCCCTTAAGCGAGTGCCACGAACTGATCGTCGCTACGTCGAACCCCCACAAGGTTCGCGAGCTGACTTACCTGCTACAGCCGCTAGGGCTCCCGGTATACCCGCTTCCAGCGGACATCGATCTCGAGCCCGTCAAAGAAGATGGCAACACCTTGGCTGAAAATGCCCGCAAGAAGGCCTGCGGCTATGCACGTCAGCTTCAGCGGTGGGTGATCGCCGACGACACCGGCCTACAGGTCGACGCGCTCGCTGGAAAACCCGGCGTGCGTTCGGCCCGTTATGCCGGCGACGACGCCATCATGGCGATGAACTTAGCGCTGCTAATCGAACACATGCTCGACGTTCCCGAAGAAGAACGTTCGGCCCGCTTCGTATGCCATCTGTGTGTTGCTGCCCCTGACGGGGGCGTGGCCTTGGAAGCGTACGGCGAGTGCCACGGCAAGATCGGCCGGCAACCGATCGGCGAATTCGGGTTTGGCTACGACTCAGTCTTTCTCGTGCAAGATGGCCAGCAAACGCTGGCCGAACTCGACCAACAGCGGACGGCCCAGCTAGGGCATCGCGGCCATGCGGCGCGATCTCTTATCGCAGCTTGGCCGCGCGGCTAG
- a CDS encoding DUF885 domain-containing protein encodes MFLFRLIAVALIAFASAPVSLVAEENSAAAQLHQLFADDWQWRLNTYPTLGTSVGDPRGNAKWTDLSQAAIEERDQHPHELLKNLESIDADQLTGQDLLSYELFDYNLHREIEGQKYPTELLAIDQLGGPQFDLAYTAEQMSFVTVADYENYIARLNSYPEYLEQNTALLRKGIETRWVQPPGPLRSIPKLINGQVLADATDSPLFKPFKDFPDSFSPEDQQRLAKLGKSAIANRIFPAMLKLKSFIEDEYLPHGAEIIGAAALPGGREYYAYKCRYSTTTDLTPQEIHEIGMSEVKRIRGEMEKVIRDSGFKGSFQEFIHFLKTDPQFYYTEADDLLIGYRDIAKRVDAELPKLFVELPRLPYGVRAFPDYEAPNQTSARYYPGSAEAARAGFFMANTYALDSRPKYEMEALTLHEACPSHHLQIARAQELTDLPRFRRQGHYTAFVEGWALYAESLGEEMGFYQTPYDKFGQLTFEMWRACRLVVDTGMHNMGWSRAQAIQFFQENSGKSDLEVAVEIDRYIVWPGQALAYKIGELKIQQLRAKAEQELGPAFDLRKFHNAILDNGAIPLPVLERLIDRWIAEQKSKQHG; translated from the coding sequence ATGTTCCTGTTTCGCTTGATCGCCGTAGCATTGATTGCTTTTGCCTCGGCCCCTGTTTCGCTCGTTGCCGAAGAGAACTCAGCCGCCGCGCAGCTTCATCAGCTGTTTGCCGACGATTGGCAGTGGCGGCTGAATACTTATCCTACGCTGGGCACTTCGGTGGGTGACCCGCGTGGCAACGCCAAGTGGACCGACCTTTCTCAGGCCGCCATTGAAGAGCGTGACCAACACCCTCACGAGCTTCTCAAAAATCTCGAGTCAATCGACGCCGATCAGCTCACCGGCCAGGACCTGCTTTCCTACGAACTGTTCGACTACAACCTCCACCGAGAGATTGAAGGACAAAAGTATCCGACTGAGCTGCTGGCAATCGACCAGTTGGGAGGTCCCCAGTTCGACTTGGCCTACACGGCCGAGCAGATGTCGTTCGTCACGGTAGCGGACTACGAAAACTACATCGCCCGACTCAATAGCTATCCCGAATATCTCGAACAAAACACGGCCCTGCTGCGCAAGGGAATCGAAACACGGTGGGTGCAACCACCAGGTCCGCTGCGCAGTATCCCCAAACTGATCAACGGTCAGGTACTTGCCGACGCCACTGACAGCCCGCTGTTCAAACCCTTTAAAGACTTTCCCGATTCGTTCTCGCCGGAAGACCAACAGCGACTGGCCAAGCTCGGTAAGTCGGCCATCGCCAATAGAATTTTTCCGGCGATGCTAAAACTGAAGTCCTTCATCGAGGACGAATACCTGCCTCACGGTGCCGAAATCATCGGTGCTGCCGCGCTGCCAGGCGGCCGGGAGTATTACGCTTACAAGTGCCGCTACTCGACAACAACCGATCTGACGCCGCAAGAGATCCACGAGATCGGCATGAGCGAGGTAAAACGAATTCGCGGAGAGATGGAAAAAGTGATTCGCGACTCAGGCTTCAAGGGAAGCTTCCAAGAGTTCATTCACTTTCTTAAGACCGACCCCCAGTTCTATTACACCGAAGCGGACGACCTGCTGATCGGCTATCGCGATATTGCGAAACGCGTCGATGCCGAGCTTCCCAAGCTGTTCGTAGAGCTGCCGCGTCTGCCGTACGGCGTGCGTGCTTTCCCCGACTACGAAGCCCCTAACCAGACCTCTGCCCGGTACTACCCAGGCTCGGCGGAAGCTGCCCGGGCAGGGTTCTTCATGGCCAATACCTACGCGCTCGACAGCCGCCCCAAGTACGAGATGGAGGCCCTCACGCTGCACGAGGCCTGCCCTAGCCATCACCTGCAAATCGCCCGGGCGCAAGAGCTGACCGACCTTCCCAGGTTTCGCCGGCAAGGGCACTACACGGCGTTTGTCGAAGGGTGGGCCCTGTACGCTGAGTCCCTGGGAGAAGAGATGGGGTTCTATCAAACGCCCTACGATAAATTCGGCCAGCTGACCTTCGAGATGTGGCGAGCCTGTCGACTGGTCGTCGATACTGGCATGCACAACATGGGATGGAGCCGCGCCCAAGCGATCCAGTTCTTCCAGGAAAACAGCGGCAAGAGCGACTTGGAAGTCGCCGTCGAGATCGACCGATACATCGTCTGGCCAGGCCAAGCGTTGGCCTACAAGATTGGTGAACTCAAGATCCAACAACTAAGAGCCAAAGCCGAGCAGGAATTAGGCCCAGCGTTCGATCTTCGCAAGTTCCATAACGCTATCCTCGATAACGGCGCGATTCCTTTACCTGTGCTAGAGCGACTGATCGATCGTTGGATCGCCGAACAAAAATCAAAGCAGCACGGTTAA
- a CDS encoding U32 family peptidase, whose translation MNDIQASTITRPELLAPAGDWDCARAAIANGADAIYFGLETGFNARARAKNFSLDDLPALMEMLHWHGVRGYTTVNTLTFSDELATIEPIIRRIAEAGTDAVLVQDLGLVGLIRRTAPELPIHASTQMTLTSAECIAEIEETGIERVVLARELSVDEIAKIHAQTQMPLEAFVHGALCVAYSGQCLTSESLGGRSANRGQCAQACRLTYELVCDGADIDLGDQKYLLSPQDLAAFDLVPELLEAGVVSFKIEGRLKTPEYVANITRHYRQAIDSALAGKPATFTPRQVEEMELSFSRGFSPGWLQGCDHKMLVPATSSAKRGVLVAEVVGIDDRRKRVKLELHGRLKAGDGIVFEGDRAAGKEQGGRVFTVSQRGRRVTGEATNGQVEVDFPRGSVDFQYIAPGLKVWKSDDPALTRELRKTYSGELHGRDIPLTINVSARVGQPLRVFVSSDSLGQFDLQTEEPLEEARKHALNESLLHEQFSRLGGSGYALETLSAKIAGTPMVPLSVLGKLRKAMVARLDEARQQMATRGRTIEHDLVLSEMQTEVESADAEPSLPKLIVLTRSMHQLEAVLSQGIETVYAEFQDIRQYKDAVPSAHEAGCKIFLVTPRIQKPGEMGIFKALSKHGADGYVVRNLSGLKFFTELGAMCIADFSFNAANELTVDWLRRHGANRVTPSYDLNRDQLLVMAQHCAAGHLELVIHQHMPMFHMEHCVFCSVLSPGTNKTNCGRPCDEHEVKLRDRVGAEHPLIADVGCRNTLFNKTPQSGAEVVQPMLELGVRNFRIELLSDDPPSEITRIIDLYRNLLQGNIGGEEVWRELKALNRVGVTRGTLEHDRDPLAII comes from the coding sequence ATGAACGACATTCAGGCATCCACAATCACGCGCCCAGAACTTCTTGCTCCCGCAGGCGATTGGGACTGTGCTAGGGCAGCCATTGCTAATGGTGCCGACGCCATCTACTTCGGTCTCGAAACGGGCTTCAATGCCCGGGCTCGTGCCAAGAACTTCTCGCTCGACGACCTTCCCGCCTTGATGGAAATGCTGCACTGGCATGGGGTCCGGGGGTATACCACTGTCAACACGCTGACCTTCAGTGATGAACTGGCCACCATCGAGCCCATCATCCGCCGCATTGCCGAAGCCGGCACCGATGCGGTTCTGGTGCAAGACCTGGGCCTGGTAGGGCTCATCCGCCGGACAGCACCAGAGTTGCCGATACATGCCTCGACGCAAATGACGCTGACCAGCGCCGAGTGCATTGCCGAGATCGAAGAGACTGGCATCGAGCGTGTCGTCCTGGCTCGCGAGCTTTCCGTCGACGAGATTGCCAAGATCCACGCCCAAACCCAAATGCCACTGGAAGCATTCGTGCATGGCGCGTTGTGTGTCGCCTACAGCGGCCAATGCCTGACTAGCGAATCGCTCGGCGGACGCAGCGCCAACCGCGGCCAGTGTGCCCAGGCATGCCGCCTGACGTACGAGCTTGTCTGCGACGGAGCAGACATCGATCTAGGTGATCAGAAGTACCTCTTGAGCCCGCAAGATCTGGCCGCGTTCGATTTGGTGCCAGAACTGCTCGAGGCTGGCGTCGTCTCGTTCAAGATCGAAGGCCGATTGAAGACGCCCGAGTATGTCGCCAACATCACGCGTCATTATCGCCAGGCCATCGATTCGGCCCTGGCCGGCAAGCCGGCAACCTTTACGCCACGGCAAGTCGAAGAGATGGAACTCTCGTTCTCGCGCGGCTTCTCGCCTGGCTGGCTGCAAGGCTGCGATCACAAGATGCTTGTCCCGGCCACCAGCAGCGCCAAGCGAGGTGTGCTGGTAGCCGAAGTCGTCGGGATTGACGATCGACGCAAGCGGGTCAAGCTGGAACTGCACGGTCGATTGAAGGCTGGCGACGGCATCGTTTTCGAGGGAGATCGTGCCGCCGGGAAAGAGCAGGGGGGACGCGTCTTCACCGTCAGCCAACGCGGACGCCGCGTCACTGGCGAAGCCACCAACGGCCAAGTCGAAGTCGACTTCCCCCGAGGCTCGGTCGACTTTCAATACATTGCCCCTGGGCTGAAAGTGTGGAAGAGTGACGACCCGGCCCTGACTCGCGAACTACGCAAGACCTACAGCGGCGAACTTCACGGTCGCGATATCCCGCTCACCATCAACGTCTCGGCACGCGTCGGGCAACCACTTCGCGTCTTTGTTTCCAGTGACAGCCTAGGCCAGTTCGATCTTCAAACCGAAGAGCCGCTCGAGGAAGCCCGCAAGCATGCGTTGAACGAATCATTACTTCACGAGCAGTTTTCTCGCCTGGGTGGCAGTGGCTATGCCCTGGAAACGCTTTCCGCCAAGATCGCCGGAACTCCGATGGTACCGCTAAGTGTGCTGGGCAAGCTTCGCAAGGCAATGGTTGCCCGCCTGGACGAAGCCCGCCAACAAATGGCCACCCGGGGCAGAACAATCGAGCACGATCTGGTTCTTTCCGAAATGCAAACGGAAGTGGAATCGGCAGACGCAGAACCAAGCTTGCCGAAGCTGATCGTGCTCACGCGCTCGATGCACCAATTGGAAGCGGTCCTAAGCCAAGGGATCGAGACCGTCTACGCTGAATTCCAGGACATCCGCCAATATAAGGATGCCGTCCCAAGCGCGCACGAAGCTGGCTGCAAGATATTCCTAGTCACCCCACGCATTCAAAAGCCAGGCGAGATGGGCATCTTCAAGGCCCTCTCCAAACATGGGGCTGATGGCTACGTGGTGCGGAACTTGTCAGGCCTGAAGTTCTTCACCGAACTTGGGGCCATGTGCATTGCCGACTTCTCCTTTAATGCCGCCAACGAACTGACTGTCGACTGGCTACGAAGACACGGGGCCAACCGCGTGACGCCGTCGTACGACCTCAACCGCGACCAGCTCTTGGTGATGGCCCAACACTGCGCCGCAGGGCACTTAGAACTAGTGATTCACCAGCATATGCCCATGTTCCACATGGAGCACTGCGTTTTCTGCAGTGTCCTCTCACCCGGCACCAACAAGACCAACTGCGGACGCCCTTGCGACGAGCACGAGGTAAAACTTCGCGATCGAGTCGGGGCCGAACACCCCTTGATCGCTGACGTCGGGTGCCGCAACACGCTGTTCAACAAAACCCCGCAAAGCGGCGCAGAAGTCGTCCAGCCCATGCTTGAATTGGGCGTGCGAAACTTCCGCATCGAATTGCTAAGCGACGATCCCCCCAGCGAGATTACCCGCATCATCGACCTGTACCGCAACCTACTGCAAGGCAACATCGGCGGCGAAGAGGTCTGGCGAGAACTCAAGGCCTTGAACCGAGTCGGGGTCACACGCGGTACACTAGAACACGATCGCGATCCCTTGGCTATTATCTAA
- a CDS encoding glycosyltransferase family 4 protein has translation MKIVQLISGIGVNGAVIQCLRLAEGLAKRGHDVTLVARNNSWIQSQLPGTNVKFRSSDLQRWPFNDLREMARWVAQERVDIVHTHNTSGQIFGAMLKMFTKIPVVATAHHTKLHAYWMLKDFVIANSDHTRGIEIGWNRVRPRNIETVRALIDHAPIPENSQQLRDRWRQEHGFQKDDKLIGIVGDVCPRKNHLLLLKAMPQILRRVPNAKVAVIGNRCYWYMQRLRAGIEQLGLENEFRFIDFQYDIPNMMRAIDLLVACPTQEAFGLTPPEAMAAFKPVVATRVGGLIESVVDGETGYLVPSNNAAALSSAVAKVFENDDLAEQMGVAGRARFLEMFDNYSNVIRHEDIYTDVARRVLRRDVAKPVSLPTRKSNSLPTAGVPPMVYHR, from the coding sequence ATGAAGATCGTGCAACTTATATCCGGAATTGGCGTTAACGGAGCCGTTATTCAATGTCTTCGCTTGGCCGAAGGACTCGCCAAACGTGGGCACGATGTCACTCTAGTCGCCCGAAACAACTCTTGGATTCAAAGCCAACTGCCGGGAACCAATGTCAAGTTCCGCAGCTCCGACCTTCAGCGCTGGCCCTTTAACGACCTAAGAGAGATGGCTCGCTGGGTTGCCCAAGAACGCGTCGACATTGTCCACACGCATAACACCAGCGGACAAATCTTCGGCGCGATGCTGAAGATGTTTACCAAAATCCCGGTCGTGGCAACCGCCCATCACACGAAGCTCCACGCCTATTGGATGCTGAAAGACTTCGTGATCGCCAACTCGGACCATACACGTGGTATCGAGATCGGCTGGAATCGCGTGCGACCCCGAAACATCGAAACCGTTCGCGCGCTGATCGATCATGCTCCGATCCCCGAAAACTCGCAGCAACTGCGAGATCGCTGGCGACAGGAACATGGATTTCAAAAGGACGACAAGTTAATCGGAATCGTCGGAGACGTTTGCCCGCGCAAGAATCACTTGTTATTACTGAAGGCCATGCCGCAAATCTTACGGCGTGTTCCCAACGCCAAGGTCGCCGTCATTGGCAACCGCTGCTACTGGTACATGCAGCGACTTCGCGCCGGCATCGAGCAACTAGGTCTGGAAAACGAGTTCCGCTTTATCGACTTCCAATACGACATCCCCAACATGATGCGGGCCATCGATCTGTTGGTTGCCTGTCCTACACAAGAAGCTTTTGGCCTGACACCACCCGAAGCGATGGCTGCGTTCAAGCCAGTGGTCGCAACCCGGGTCGGCGGGCTGATCGAGAGCGTGGTTGACGGCGAAACGGGCTATCTGGTCCCCAGCAACAACGCCGCTGCACTATCATCGGCTGTCGCGAAGGTTTTCGAGAACGACGACCTGGCTGAGCAAATGGGCGTCGCAGGCCGAGCGAGATTCCTCGAGATGTTCGACAACTACAGCAATGTGATCCGCCACGAAGACATCTACACGGATGTCGCCCGGCGGGTTCTTCGTCGCGATGTCGCCAAGCCGGTCTCGCTCCCTACACGGAAGTCGAACTCGCTGCCGACCGCTGGCGTGCCGCCGATGGTCTATCATCGCTAA